A single window of Plasmodium malariae genome assembly, chromosome: 8 DNA harbors:
- the GSK3 gene encoding glycogen synthase kinase 3, putative — MKDWHTDENTGACQENEKTNNKEQVSSNKCVSNKKNDNGNSRSTSSKCNNEDKNKITENEINKSNNKSYKLGGIVGNGSFGIVYEAICLDSSEKVAIKKVLQDPQYKNRELLIMKNLNHINIIYLKDYYYTECIKKNEKSVFLNVVMEYIPQTVHKYMKYYARNNQSLPLILVKLYSYQLCRALAYLHSKLICHRDLKPQNLLVDPKTHTLKLCDFGSAKNLLMGQRSVSYICSRFYRAPELMLGSTNYTTHIDLWSLGCIIAEMILGYPLFSGQSSVDQLVRIIQVLGTPTEEQMKVMNPNYADVKFPNVKPKDLKKVFPKGTSEDAINLVSQFLKYEPLKRLSPIEALADPFFDDLRDPCIKLPKYIDKLPELFNFSDVEIKEMSDACRRKILPKSVYEKFEECALKNSNDNINVNKDINKEINESNLEKNKSNNKPRLIIES, encoded by the exons atgaaagatTGGCATACTG ATGAGAACACAGGTGCATGCCaagaaaacgaaaaaacaaacaataAAGAGCAAGTCAGCAGTAACAAATGCGTATCGAACAAAAAGAACGACAATGGGAATTCAAGGAGTACGAGCagtaaatgtaataatgaagataaaaataaaattacagagaatgaaataaataaatcaaataatAAATCGTACAAATTAGGTGGTATAGTTGGCAATGGAAGTTTTGGTATTGTCTATGAAGCTATTTGTCTTGATTCATCGGAAAAAGTAgcaattaaaaaagttttacaAGATCcacaatataaaaatagagaattattaataatgaaaaatttgaatcatatcaatataatatatttaaaagattattattatacagaatgtattaaaaaaaatgaaaagagtGTATTTCTAAATGTAGTGATGGAATATATTCCACAAactgtacataaatatatgaaatattatgcTAGAAATAATCAATCTCTACCTcttattttagtaaaattatattcatatcaATTATGTAGAGCTTTAGCTTATCTACATTCTAAATTGATTTGTCATAGGGACTTAAAACCACAAAACTTATTAGTTGATCCAAAAACACATACATTAAAACTATGCGATTTTGGTAGtgcaaaaaatttattaatggGTCAACGCAGTGTTTCCTATATTTGCTCTAGATTTTATAGAGCACCTGAACTGATGTTAGGCTCTACAAATTACACTACTCATATCGATTTATGGTCTTTAG GATGCATAATAGCGGAAATGATTTTGGGGTATCCCCTGTTTTCTGGTCAGTCCAGTGTTGACCAGTTAGTTAGAATAATACAAGTACTAG GTACGCCAACCGAAGAACAGATGAAAGTAATGAACCCGAATTATGCGGATGTTAAATTTCCCAACGTTAAACcaaaagatttaaaaaag GTATTCCCAAAAGGCACGTCGGAAGACGCTATAAATTTAGTAtctcaatttttaaaatatgaaccGTTAAAAAGGCTTAGTCCAATTGAG gCACTGGCTGATCCATTTTTTGATGATCTGAGGGATCCATGTATTAA GCTTCCAAAATATATTGACAAACTACCTGAACTGTTCAATTTTTCCGACGTGGAAATTAAAGAAATGTCTGACGCGTGCAGGCGAAAAATATTACCCAAATCTGTTTATGAGAAATTTGAAGAATGTGCACTGAAAAACTCAAATGACAAcataaatgttaataaagatataaacaAAGAAATTAATGAATCCAATTTAGAGAAAAACAAATCAAATAATAAGCCTCGTCTAATAATTGAAAGTTGA
- the RPN12 gene encoding 26S proteasome regulatory subunit RPN12, putative gives MSKELMEGLKLFKELICSYHNISADELQNATQDDINRLFLISEDISEPKSCNISKCKELLTSLKLVLIHLPSVDPLIPINKKDINELLLARETLEKGVMISIMDGDIKSFTIYIAQLFIYYFDFNSILPKSKKQNGILGVYLLYLLSSNSIGEFHMILEIISIDDQNDTFIKYVLELEQHIMDGYFHYVLTRKDDIPLYLYSLFMERLYNTIRFKLADCIFSSSNSISLVYTCELLKFKNENELYQFITDYNETKTSQGENNLIWEVKNSKIFFNNQTVHVQELPALEILNNTIGYATELERIV, from the coding sequence ATGTCGAAGGAATTAATGGAGGGTTTAAAGCTCTTCAAAGAGCTTATATGTAGTTATCATAACATAAGCGCAGATGAATTACAGAACGCAACACAGGATGATATAAACAGGTTGTTCTTAATAAGTGAAGATATAAGTGAACCGAAAAGTTGCAATATATCTAAATGTAAAGAATTATTAACATCTTTAAAATTAGTGTTAATACATTTGCCATCCGTTGACCCATTAATaccaataaataaaaaagatataaatgaGTTATTATTAGCAAGAGAAACATTAGAAAAGGGTGTAATGATATCAATTATGGATGGTGATATAAAATCCTTTACTATATACATTGCAcagttatttatatactacTTTGATTTTAATAGTATCTTACcgaaaagtaaaaaacaaaatggtATTTTAGGCgtttatttactttatttgtTATCATCGAATTCTATAGGTGAATTTCACATGATTTTAGAAATCATATCCATAGATGATCAGAATGACACGTTTATAAAATACGTTTTAGAATTAGAACAACATATTATGGATGGGTATTTCCATTATGTTCTAACTAGAAAAGATGATATAccattgtatttatattcattatttatggAAAGACTATATAATACTATTAGGTTTAAATTAGCTGATTGTATCTTTTCTTCATCAAACTCTATTAGTTTGGTATATACATGTGAACtactaaaatttaaaaatgaaaatgaactTTATCAATTCATTACAGACTATAATGAAACCAAAACTAGCCAAGGGGAAAACAACTTAATATGGGAAgtaaaaaatagcaaaatatttttcaacaATCAGACTGTACATGTGCAGGAACTTCCAGCTCTTGAGATACTGAACAACACCATAGGGTATGCTACCGAACTTGAGCGAATAGTCTGA
- the PmUG01_08044000 gene encoding TPR domain containing protein: MTAVRGSNYMMPNEEELDEFLTKVEDVTTKVRNLLDGKISVEDIEKEEKDILLKKRIKEIKREEEKEKEKRQFIMGREGKGNEDDYLFFCRYCFVEYNYHLTNCKRCNNVVVSKEERKKELNEKVRNYKNLKDKRNVRRSLWHKYLKENGDLKKNIKSMCTDENKCNDTNKHIVNYEKWDHYEPSTDTFDEDEKMVSYTPKNNKNFQLLEKKIDDDISKKKENKNIAYTIKMRGNTYFKEKKYMHAIDCYKDAINICKDYLSVYNNLALCYIKMHQYENSIQNCDKVIDYYTIFRNDFTIKNDVMFKSYSRKALALYKLHRFSDALESFQLAHSFDPTDEQVIEYIQKCTRILQDRGRAAGREEGKEVMYGFAVQNSKECSVETEKMDEMMCNPFLEGLPRDSIENSDQIRMNKSGEKNGENVEAEINMENLLRELSKLDIKKNDKKFYDYLKNVKKVIVQSEVIRLAFCSCAYELESKCNDRRKQITFLSFLVDKLNNILFYVKKELGGDVILKNDDVCINYEQVNISTYLKKCGNIIIGILTFILEESYHYSDFCINALKPVLTFYLIRKFSIPKCIYFICIIGKNENARKYFYHEIVQDSTVILKKFLGKMDDYIRRERSMYTQERMARFHMLRRHILKPSELQIFSVDMDDIMEKAADNSGGETSAVGGSAVGGSAVGGSAVKRSDAEGTTVNRSDAEGTTVEGTSVERGVVEGSACIICAGKRSVNNCTCNEKPANSIKKSNRSGINSFAGRCKSKKDCSSKGLERKMIRMYEEKYEFVNLFEILSNFTILPDVLNVLEKYFMKCILNIVIYINEQFYNFKDMHRNYLSLMINLVGHKKIRSFFIRTCWIHIFYFVEKCENIILIKSILSLIFNLTVSWNEEIKKDIILMELPIHHIKAKNANFVKLLHLTQSNDTRVSELSFLLLSRFYLYLYYVNTRENTTKETKICSHNVEYNSNKGDKSDLVNNLRTKIYKENDNSVQLDGVTFILIKKSLLTPLLLLSSKNNTTLTNQTNACINFICCLSKYTNFFTKILFEESTDPYGDHFIKTLSDKMVSIFLHTKGSKDINPSSFVLLNNVVMFFTQILKNISLKSGYNCEAVPPPSSSSAVALSSAVEMAVVAQIKIVIPHAMQLLTSPEKKLNKNISILLSYCFINSHLKPTILSLYNHDIERIYYALRIA; encoded by the coding sequence ATGACAGCGGTAAGGGGTAGCAACTACATGATGCCAAACGAAGAAGAACTTGACGAATTCCTAACCAAAGTAGAGGATGTAACAACAAAAGTGAGGAACTTGTTGGATGGAAAAATAAGTGTAGAAGATattgaaaaagaagaaaaggatATACTATTGAAAAAAcgaataaaagaaataaaaagagaagaagaaaaggaaaaggaaaaaagacaATTTATAATGGGTAGAGAAGGAAAAGGTAATGAAGATGACTATCTGTTCTTTTGTCGTTATTGTTTTGTtgaatataattatcatttaacAAATTGTAAGAGGTGTAATAATGTAGTTGTAAGcaaagaagaaagaaaaaaagaattaaacgAAAAAGtgagaaattataaaaatttaaaagataagAGAAATGTACGCAGAAGTTTATggcataaatatttaaaggaaaatggggacttgaaaaaaaatattaagagtATGTGTACTGATGAAAATAAGTGTAATGAtacaaataaacatattgTGAATTACGAGAAATGGGATCACTATGAACCGAGCACAGACACGTTTGATGAAGATGAAAAAATGGTATCATATActccaaaaaataataaaaattttcaattacttgaaaagaaaattgaTGATGATatcagtaaaaaaaaagagaataaaaaCATTGCTTATACTATTAAAATGAGGGgcaatacatattttaaagaaaaaaaatatatgcatgccATTGACTGTTACAAAGATGCAATAAACATATGTAAAGACTACCTATCAGTGTATAATAATCTAGccttatgttatattaaaatgcaTCAGTATGAAAATTCTATTCAAAATTGCGATAAGGTTATTGACTATTATACCATTTTTCGAAACGATTttactattaaaaatgatgttATGTTTAAGAGTTATTCAAGAAAGGCACTCGCACTTTATAAACTACACAGATTTTCCGATGCTTTGGAAAGTTTCCAGTTAGCTCACTCGTTTGATCCCACTGATGAGCAGGTGATCGAGTACATCCAAAAGTGCACAAGGATACTGCAAGATAGGGGTAGAGCGGCGGGGCGAGAAGAGGGAAAAGAAGTAATGTACGGATTTGCAGTACAAAATAGTAAAGAATGTTCTGTAGAAACGGAAAAAATGGATGAAATGATGTGCAACCCCTTCTTAGAGGGGCTTCCGAGAGACAGTATAGAAAACAGCGACCAAATTCGCATGAACAAGTCAGGCGAAAAAAATGGCGAAAACGTGGAAGCCGAAATAAACATGGAGAATCTGCTTAGGGAACTGTCCAAAttggatataaaaaaaaatgacaagAAATTTTATGATTATCTAAAGAATGTTAAGAAGGTGATAGTACAAAGTGAAGTGATAAGATTGGCATTCTGTTCTTGTGCATACGAATTGGAAAGTAAGTGTAATGACAGGAGGAAACAAATTACGTTCTTATCGTTCCTTGTGGATAAACTTAACaacattttgttttatgttaAGAAAGAGTTAGGAGGTGAtgtgatattaaaaaatgatgatgtgtgtataaattatgaacaagtgAACATAtcaacatatttaaaaaagtgcggtaatataattattggCATTTTAACTTTCATACTTGAAGAGAGTTACCATTACTCTgatttttgtattaatgCATTGAAACCAgttttaacattttatcTTATAAGGAAGTTTAGTATTCctaagtgtatatattttatatgtatcattggaaaaaatgagaatgcaagaaaatatttctacCATGAAATAGTACAAGACAGTActgttatattaaaaaagtttttagGAAAAATGGATGATTATATAAGAAGAGAAAGAAGTATGTACACGCAGGAGAGAATGGCACGCTTCCATATGTTGAGAAGGCACATACTGAAACCGAGCGAGCTGCAAATTTTTAGCGTCGATATGGATGATATTATGGAGAAGGCGGCAGACAACTCAGGGGGGGAAACAAGCGCTGTAGGAGGAAGCGCTGTAGGAGGAAGCGCTGTAGGAGGAAGCGCTGTAAAAAGAAGTGATGCAGAGGGAACCACTGTAAACAGAAGCGATGCAGAGGGAACCACTGTAGAAGGAACCTCTGTAGAAAGAGGAGTTGTAGAAGGAAGTGCATGCATCATTTGCGCAGGCAAACGCTCGGTAAATAACTGCACGTGTAACGAAAAACCCGCTAACAGTATTAAGAAAAGTAATCGATCTGGGATAAACTCCTTTGCAGGCCGCTGTAAAAGTAAGAAGGACTGCTCTTCAAAAGGATtggaaagaaaaatgatTCGCATGTACGAAGAGAAATACGAATTTGTAAACCTGTTCGAAATATTGTctaattttacaatattacCAGATGTGTTAAAcgtattagaaaaatattttatgaaatgtATACTTAacattgttatatatattaacgaGCAGTTTTACAACTTCAAGGATATGCATAGAAACTATTTATCTCTTATGATAAACTTAGTTGGACATAAGAAAATTCGATCCTTTTTTATTCGTACCTGTTggatacatatattttattttgtagaaaaatgtgaaaatataattttgataaaaagtatattatcTCTTATATTCAATTTAACTGTAAGTTGGAatgaagaaattaaaaaggatataatattaatggaGTTACCTATTCATCATATAAAAGCTAAGAATGCTAATTTTGTGAAGCTTCTTCATTTAACGCAGTCAAATGATACAAGAGTAAGCGAGTTGAGCTTTTTACTCTTAAGCAggttttatttgtatttgtacTATGTTAATACTAGGGAAAATACGACAAAGGAAACAAAGATATGTAGTCATAACGTGGAATATAATTCCAACAAAGGTGATAAGTCAGATCTAGTAAACAATTtaagaacaaaaatttacaaaGAAAACGATAACTCTGTTCAATTAGATGGAGTTACCTTTATTCTAATTAAAAAATCGCTCTTAActccattattattattatcatctaaaaataatactactTTAACAAATCAAACTAATGcatgtattaattttatttgctGTTTGTCCAAgtatactaatttttttacaaaaattttatttgaagAGAGCACTGATCCGTATGGCgatcattttattaaaacattatCAGACAAGATggtttccatttttttacaCACGAAGGGGAGTAAGGACATAAACCCATCGTCTTTCGTCTTACTCAATAACGTTGTTATGTTCTTCACGCagattttgaaaaatatttcgtTGAAGAGTGGTTATAACTGTGAAGCAGTGCCACCaccatcatcatcatcagcAGTAGCATTATCATCAGCGGTGGAAATGGCTGTTGTGGCACAAATCAAAATAGTAATTCCTCACGCAATGCAATTACTGACCAGTCCGGAAAAAAAGCtcaacaaaaatatttccatCCTTCTATCatattgttttataaataGCCATTTAAAACCAACAATTTTATCCCTGTACAACCACGATATCGAAAGAATATACTACGCCCTGCGGATTGCCTAG